A part of Salmo trutta chromosome 15, fSalTru1.1, whole genome shotgun sequence genomic DNA contains:
- the LOC115149622 gene encoding zinc finger protein 2 homolog, which produces MREAEKSHSRSELLKKHLQRPTGKKSNCCSDSGKRFTSSVKLKIHQRIHTEEKPFGCSQCGKSFIWLPTLKSHQRIHTGEKPYGCDQCGKSFIRLQTLKSHQRIHTGEKPYGCDQCGKSFIRLQTLKSHQRIHTGEKPYGCDQCGKSFIRLQTLKSHQRIHTGEKPYGCDQCGKSFTTSSYLTMHQRTHTGEKPYGCDQCGKSFTTSSYLTIHQRTHTGEKPYGCDQCGKSFIRLQTLKSHQRIHTGQNPYSCDQCGKSFIRLQTLKSHQRIHTGEKPYGCDQCGKSFTTSSYLTIHQRKHTGEKPYGCDQCGKSFIRLQTLKSHQRIHTGQNPYSCTQCGKRYSDKRSLTKHQK; this is translated from the exons aTGAG agaggcagagaagagtcactccagatcagaactcctcaagaaacacctgcagagacccacagggaagaaatctaacTGCTGCTCTGACAGTGGGAAAAGATTCACCTCTTCAGTAAaacttaaaatacatcaaagaattcacactgaagagaaaccttttggctgtagtcaatgtgggaagagttttatttgGCTACCAACActgaaatcacatcagagaatacacactggagagaaaccttatggctgtgatcaatgtgggaagagttttattcggctacaaaccctgaaatcacatcagagaatacacactggagagaaaccttatggctgtgatcaatgtgggaagagttttattcggctacaaaccctgaaatcacatcagagaatacacactggagagaaaccttatggctgtgatcaatgtgggaagagttttattcggctacaaaccctgaaatcacatcagagaatacacactggagagaaaccttatggctgtgatcaatgtgggaagagttttactacatctagctatctaactatgcaccagagaacacacactggagagaaaccttatggctgtgatcaatgtgggaagagttttactacatctagctatctaactatacaccagagaacacacacaggagagaaaccttatggctgtgatcaatgtgggaagagttttattcggctacaaaccctgaaatcacatcagagaatacacacaggacagaatccttatagctgtgatcaatgtgggaagagttttattcggctacaaaccctgaaatcacatcagagaatacacactggagagaaaccttatggctgtgatcaatgtgggaagagttttactacatctagctatctaactatacaccagagaaaacacacaggagagaaaccttatggctgtgatcaatgtgggaagagttttattcggctacaaaccctaaaatcacatcagagaatacacacaggacagaatccttatagctgtactcaatgtgggaagagatactctgataaaagatctctgactaaacatcagaaa